The following nucleotide sequence is from Pseudomonas sp. RC10.
AGGTCGCGTATGTGGAGAACCGGAATCCGCGCTCCGGATCAAATTTCTCGACCGCTCGAATCAGGCCGAGATTGCCCTCTTCGATCAGGTCCAGCAATGACAAGCCCCGATTGACGTAGCGTCTGGCGATTTTGACCACCAGGCGCAGATTGCTCTCAATCATGCGTTTGCGTCCGGCCGGGTCCCCTTTCTGCGACAGACGCGCAAAATGAACCTCTTCTTCCGGAGACAGCAACGGAGAGAAACCGATTTCATTGAGGTAGAGCTGCGTGGCATCCAGTGCCCGCGTGTAGTCGATGTACTTGTGTTGCTTGAGTGCTGTGGAGTTTTTGGCCTTCGCACGAACAGAAGGTGTAGCTGGCTTCTCATCCGCTGCAGAATCCAGGACGATCCCGTGCTCCATAAGGAGGACCTCGTCGTCTATGTCAAACTCCGGCACTTCTCTGTTGAGAGCCATTGTTATAGTCCTTTGGTGAGTTCGACCTCAAGCTCCAGTGGCGCCTTTTTCCTTGGCATCACGTGAGCCTGTCCCCTCTACGGCAGGAACAGGCTGACAACTGATCAACGACGTGGCAAGAATTCCAGTGGGTCTACCGGTTTACCCTGACGGCGAATCTCAAAGTGGAGTTTCACCCGGTCAGTCCCCGTGGACCCCATCTCGGCAATTGCCTGCCCTGCCTTGACCTGTTGCCCCTCCCGAACCAAAAGCCTACGGTTGTGACCGTAAGCACTGACGTAGGTATCGCTGTGTTTGATGATCACTAATTCGCCGTAGCCCCGTAATCCACTCCCGGCGTATACAACAGAACCATCAGACGCGGCCAAAACAGGCTGTCCCAAATCACCGGCGATATCAATGCCTTTATTCAAACTACCGTTTGAAGAAAATTTGCCAATCAAAACACCACTAGTTGGCCATGCCCAGCCGCTCGGAGAACGCGCTCCCGCAATAACGGGCGTATTCACTGGCGTCGTTACAGGCGTAGTTGCGGGCGGCCCATTACTCCCTGAAGTTGAACCAACAGGACGTGTAATAACGGTGGTCTTGATTGAACCCGAAGGCGAACTTGAATTGGACGTGGAGCTCCCGGACGCTGCGGCCTGGGGTACAACTACGGGCGCCGCCGCTACGACAGGTGCACTCGAATTCGAGCGCCCGTCGAAGCGGATGGTCTGGCCGACGTGGATGGTGTAGGGCTCAGGGAGATTGTTACGGGCTGCCAATGCCTTCCAGTCCCAACCGTAACGAAAGGCAATGGAAAACAGGGTATCGCCCCGTTTGACGACGTACTGACCGGTAGTGACAGGCTGACGAACCGGCGCAGCGGGCTTGGCAGCGTTGCGGTCGACGACACGCACGCCCCCCGAAGGCGCGCTGGAGCAACCGACCAGAAGGACACTCAAAGCAATGCCAATCACCAGACGTGGAAAACTTGCTGAAAACGTACGCTGCCGAATGACTGTGAGACTCACCCGCCACTCCCTTTACTGGTGACTGAATTAAAGCTGCCTATTGTGTCTTGGTGATGACCGGCAGCCATGGGGAAACTGGTTACGAAAAACTTCACGGCGAGAGACGTCGACGGGCCAGGCCCTCATCGAAAATCGCCAGCCTGTAGACAGGTGGCGCCTCACGGAATTCATTGCAGCTGCAAAACAGTGCTTACGCCAGCGGCCCGTTGAGTAAAGGCACGAAACGCACCGCCCCCAGGACATGCCGGGAGAAGCCGTTGTCCTCACGGATGATCAGCATCAACTGCTGCACCTCACCCGACCCCACCGGAATCACCAGACGACCGCCGGGTGCCAGTTGGTCCAGCAAGGCCTGCGGCACGTCGGTCGCCACGGCGGTGACGATGATGCCGTTATAAG
It contains:
- a CDS encoding peptidoglycan DD-metalloendopeptidase family protein; translated protein: MSLTVIRQRTFSASFPRLVIGIALSVLLVGCSSAPSGGVRVVDRNAAKPAAPVRQPVTTGQYVVKRGDTLFSIAFRYGWDWKALAARNNLPEPYTIHVGQTIRFDGRSNSSAPVVAAAPVVVPQAAASGSSTSNSSSPSGSIKTTVITRPVGSTSGSNGPPATTPVTTPVNTPVIAGARSPSGWAWPTSGVLIGKFSSNGSLNKGIDIAGDLGQPVLAASDGSVVYAGSGLRGYGELVIIKHSDTYVSAYGHNRRLLVREGQQVKAGQAIAEMGSTGTDRVKLHFEIRRQGKPVDPLEFLPRR